The sequence AATGTCGCCTGGCTTAAACGCCTGACTATAATTGCCAGCCATAAGCGTGCCTTCACCACGAATAATCATGGTGATCTGTAATTGTTTATGGCGATGATAATAATTATAAAAATTAGGCAGGATGTCTTCATCCACTACTACCGAATCCTCTTTAGGAACCGGGGGTGTAAAGTCCAACACTTTCATAAATAGAGGAGTAAATATTATTTTTCAAAAACTAAATTACATTATTCACAGCTCGACGCGTTTGCTGGTAAATAACTCATTAACCAATACTTATCCTGGCAAGTACAGCCCGCAAGATAATACTATGAATTTTATTGACTGAACCAAATTAGCAGAAAAATGAAGGTAATTTTTTGTCATCTATCAGAAAAAATATATTACATAAGTATTAGTACTTAGTATTTTTACAGAACTTGCTTTTGTGTCGGGTATTTATATTTAATCGGTATGTCACTATAGTTTACGATAGGTTTCTTTTGATGGTTTGCTATTACGACGATGCTTTGAATGCTTTGTTGGCCGTTTTTATAAATAGGCAATAATTATCCATGTTTAATCGAAAATTGCCGATGCATTTATTGCATTAATTCTATCAATAGCTTTGAAGAAAAATGGTATGAATTTGCAAGCTAAAATTTCTTTTGACGATACTGAGCAAGCCTTTATTTATAAGTCAAATGCCCAGCTAAAAAAAACATATCGACTGTTTCAATTAATGAACCAGTCCTGGTTAGTGAAGGTAGGAACAAGATTGACATTACTTGCCGTTAACTGGAAATTACCAATTAATGGCTTGCTTCGTTCAACGATATTTGAACAATTTGTGGGCGGAGAAACCCTTGAGCAAACTACGGTTATTGTCAACGACTTAAAGAAATATGGTATCAGCCTTATCCTGGATTATGGTGCTGAAGGAAAAGAAAGTGAAAAGGATTTTGAGGAAGCTAAAAATGAATTTATTCGGGTAATTAATCATGCATCGAGCCTTGATAATATTAATTTTATTAGCATCAAATTAACGGCGCTCGCCCGATTTTCACTACTTGAGAAATTAAACCAATTTTCGGCAAGATCGTCTGCTGGTTTTTCGATCGACACAAAACAACTGAATTCGGAAGAGGGGCAGGAGTGGGCAAATGTTGTGCGTCGGGTCGAAGAGATTTGTGAGCTTGCCGTTGAAAAAAAAGTAGGGATTCTTATTGATGCTGAAGAGTCGTGGATACAGAATACGATTGATGCGCTTACCATGCAGGTTATGGAGCGATATAATAAGAAAAAAGCAGTTATATATAATACCATACAACTTTACCGGCACGACCGGCTTGAATTTTTAAAATTCTCTCATCAGTTTGCCTTAAAAAACAAGTTTATTTTAGGCGCCAAAATTGTTCGGGGCGCCTATATGGAAAAGGAGCGCAAACGGGCGAATGCATTGAATGACTCCTCACCAATTCAACGCGATAAATCGGCCAGCGACCAGGATTTTAACGCAGCCATTTCGTACAGTATCCAGCATATTGATACCATCTCGGTTATCATTGCATCTCACAACGAATACAGTGCTCAATTCGCAGTCCGATTACTGGATGAAGCCAATCTGGCCGTTAATCATCCGCACATTCATTTTTCCCAACTCTATGGCATGAGCGATAACATTACATTCAACCTGGCCAAGATTGGGTGTAATGTGAGTAAATACCTGCCGTATGGTCCGATTGAGGATGTAATTCCGTATTTGATGAGAAGGGCACAAGAAAACAGCTCCGTTGCTGGACAAACCAGCAGGGAGCTGTTTTTAATTGAGAAGGAAATAAAGAGGAGAGGTATTTAAGTGTTTTCAGGTTATAGCTTTCAGATTCTGGTTGGCTGACACGGTACTAAGATTAATGCGTCAGCCAACCAGAATCTAGTTAATACTTAGCTGGTTGATTGGGTTTTGGTGTCGACTTTTTGATGAAATCACGAAGGTCATCATTCGACTTGACAAGGTCTTCCTGACGCAGATACATCATGTGACCGCTGCGATACCCTTTCCAGTCCATTCTGCTTTTAAGCTTTCCACTTGGGTCCATTTGCCACATGTTGTACTGAGCACCGAAATAATCGCAGGCACCGTCGTAATAGCCTGATTGTACCAGCAGATGCAGATAGGGGTTCTGAGCCATGGCCTGACGAAGGTTTTCGCCGGTACGGTCCGTATTTTCTGCCGTCCGTGCCCACGGATGAACGGGCCCAAACATGTAGTATTTCAGGTCTGTTTTGTAATTCAGGAACTCCCTGAAATAATAGTTAATGGGAGCCGCAAACGAGTGAAGCCACGACGTAAGTTCTGGCGAATAATCGGGCCGTTCACCAGCATCTTCCCGGTCGATACCCAGATACCGCGAATCTAAACGGCCAATCGTTTGACCTTTATCGCGCAGCAACTCTTTCCAAAAGAAAGAGGTTGGAACCATCAGATTATGTTCCAGAATTACTTTTTCGGATAAACCCGAGTAGCGGGCTACCTTCGCTGCAATCTGTTTTTTCTTATCAGCTTCCAGGAAACCACCTTTGGCCAGTGCCGGAATAAATTCATTAATGGTAAACTGCTCGACTTCGGGCAACATGGCCGTCAGGTCTTTTTGCTGAAGATCGGTTGGGAGCGCTTTGTGAAACCAGGCCGTTGCTGAGTAATAAGGCAACAGATTAGCCGCACCTACTGGTCCTTCCCGGTTGATACCTAAATCGGTTGGCGAAACCAGAATGACTCCATTGAGGTACATCCAGTTGGCATTCTGCAACTCCAGAGCCAGACCCGATACGCGGGTGGTCCCGTAGCTTTCACCAATGAGGTATTTGGGCGAAGGCCAGCGGTTTTTGCGACTCACGAACACGTTGAGCCATTCGGCCAGGTACTTGATATCGGCGTTCACACCAAAGAATTTCGACCGGGGAACGTCTTTGTTAGCCATCCGGGAATAGCCGGTGTTGACGGGGTCAATGTAAACAATATCGGCAACGTCGAGGATCGAGTTCGGATTGTCCTTTATCGTATATGGCTGTAATGGATAACCTTCATTGTCGATATTTAGCAATTTAGGACCCGTATAGGCGAGGTGCATCCAGACTGATGCTGTTCCTGGCCCACCATTGAAGGAAATCACCAGTGGGCGCGTAGTCCGGTCTTTTACATCCGACCGCTCGTAATACGTATAAAACACACCGGCAATGGGTTTACCGTTTTCATCCCAAACCGGCTGCGTACCAACGGTAGCCGTATACGGAACGCGCTGCCCTT comes from Spirosoma aureum and encodes:
- a CDS encoding proline dehydrogenase family protein, whose translation is MKKNGMNLQAKISFDDTEQAFIYKSNAQLKKTYRLFQLMNQSWLVKVGTRLTLLAVNWKLPINGLLRSTIFEQFVGGETLEQTTVIVNDLKKYGISLILDYGAEGKESEKDFEEAKNEFIRVINHASSLDNINFISIKLTALARFSLLEKLNQFSARSSAGFSIDTKQLNSEEGQEWANVVRRVEEICELAVEKKVGILIDAEESWIQNTIDALTMQVMERYNKKKAVIYNTIQLYRHDRLEFLKFSHQFALKNKFILGAKIVRGAYMEKERKRANALNDSSPIQRDKSASDQDFNAAISYSIQHIDTISVIIASHNEYSAQFAVRLLDEANLAVNHPHIHFSQLYGMSDNITFNLAKIGCNVSKYLPYGPIEDVIPYLMRRAQENSSVAGQTSRELFLIEKEIKRRGI
- a CDS encoding S10 family peptidase, encoding MKRIAILLLIGLTTGSLSFAQGQRGQGQRAAGGPPADAPAARPNSGPSAKPAPGDLTLPMDSTITTSSAVTIKGQRVPYTATVGTQPVWDENGKPIAGVFYTYYERSDVKDRTTRPLVISFNGGPGTASVWMHLAYTGPKLLNIDNEGYPLQPYTIKDNPNSILDVADIVYIDPVNTGYSRMANKDVPRSKFFGVNADIKYLAEWLNVFVSRKNRWPSPKYLIGESYGTTRVSGLALELQNANWMYLNGVILVSPTDLGINREGPVGAANLLPYYSATAWFHKALPTDLQQKDLTAMLPEVEQFTINEFIPALAKGGFLEADKKKQIAAKVARYSGLSEKVILEHNLMVPTSFFWKELLRDKGQTIGRLDSRYLGIDREDAGERPDYSPELTSWLHSFAAPINYYFREFLNYKTDLKYYMFGPVHPWARTAENTDRTGENLRQAMAQNPYLHLLVQSGYYDGACDYFGAQYNMWQMDPSGKLKSRMDWKGYRSGHMMYLRQEDLVKSNDDLRDFIKKSTPKPNQPAKY